The Prevotella fusca JCM 17724 genome includes a window with the following:
- a CDS encoding M6 family metalloprotease domain-containing protein has translation MKKIITLFASAMLATSSFAIPAMRMWRTFKQVDGTVLKVMTVGDEHFNYALTEDGIPVLPLDGSYYYARIDNDRLVASSVLAHAKALRKGGEEQVAAALRQVRKLEAKKQEEAGAKPFGLGFGDTWEGKKKGLVILVEFEDMVFKDPKNVLTLKPREDDVKSLYENMLNKAGYTNNNGAIGSVHDYFLDQSNGKFDLTFDVVGPVKLKHPYKYYGERTARQNDANATQMIMDACNAIKDKVDFGDYDWDGDGEVEQVYVIYAGEGEASGGDANTIWPHKYSLTDAGLHALTFNGKTVNTYACSNEIVRAELNGKERVFYSGIGTICHEFSHCLGLPDFYDTRGGNNIGSGRYDLMCSGSYNGGPESITNAYNGTGIGTVPAGYDAYEKAYMGWLKPVTLGDKAVEVKSMKGLSEGGDAYFLYNPDNKDEYYILENRTPHRWDSELPGHGLMVFHVDFDVRSWQMNNLNAASAQRHPRFTIVPADAQLDNETQNSDPFPTGLNSSLTSTSDPRLSFYTNYKVSGQAGIRQITRNGDNTISFSFTPLNGTTGIDAAPAADKAAVRSYTLSGMVTTAETVPGGTKQVVIVKDGSGKVRKEVR, from the coding sequence ATGAAGAAAATCATAACTCTATTTGCCAGTGCCATGCTGGCAACATCATCGTTTGCCATCCCTGCCATGCGGATGTGGCGGACGTTTAAACAGGTGGATGGAACGGTGCTGAAGGTCATGACCGTGGGCGACGAGCATTTCAACTATGCACTCACGGAGGATGGCATCCCCGTCCTGCCCCTCGACGGCAGCTACTACTATGCCCGCATTGACAACGACCGTCTGGTGGCATCGTCGGTGCTGGCACATGCAAAGGCACTGCGAAAGGGTGGGGAGGAACAGGTGGCTGCAGCCCTCCGGCAGGTGAGAAAGCTGGAAGCAAAGAAGCAGGAAGAGGCGGGTGCAAAGCCCTTCGGACTGGGATTCGGCGATACGTGGGAAGGAAAGAAGAAGGGACTCGTCATACTGGTTGAGTTCGAAGATATGGTTTTCAAGGACCCTAAGAACGTGCTGACGCTCAAGCCACGTGAGGATGATGTCAAGTCGCTCTACGAGAACATGCTGAACAAGGCAGGATATACCAATAACAACGGTGCCATCGGCAGTGTGCACGACTATTTCCTGGACCAGAGCAACGGCAAGTTCGACCTCACTTTTGATGTCGTAGGTCCTGTAAAGCTGAAGCATCCTTACAAGTATTATGGTGAGCGTACAGCACGGCAGAACGATGCGAACGCCACGCAGATGATAATGGATGCCTGCAACGCCATCAAGGACAAGGTGGACTTCGGCGACTATGACTGGGACGGCGACGGCGAGGTGGAGCAGGTATATGTCATCTATGCCGGTGAGGGCGAGGCGTCAGGCGGTGATGCCAACACGATATGGCCGCACAAGTATTCGCTCACGGATGCAGGACTGCATGCGCTCACGTTCAACGGCAAGACCGTCAACACATACGCCTGCAGCAACGAAATCGTGCGTGCTGAGCTGAACGGCAAGGAGCGAGTTTTCTATTCAGGTATCGGTACCATCTGCCATGAGTTCTCGCACTGTCTCGGTCTTCCCGACTTCTACGATACCCGTGGCGGAAACAACATCGGTTCAGGCAGGTATGACCTCATGTGCTCGGGCAGCTACAACGGTGGTCCGGAGAGCATCACGAACGCCTATAACGGTACGGGAATCGGAACGGTTCCGGCAGGATATGATGCCTATGAGAAGGCTTACATGGGCTGGCTGAAGCCGGTCACGCTGGGCGATAAGGCTGTGGAGGTGAAGAGCATGAAGGGACTTTCGGAAGGGGGTGATGCCTACTTCCTCTATAACCCTGACAACAAGGATGAGTATTACATCCTGGAGAACCGCACGCCCCACCGCTGGGACAGCGAGCTGCCGGGGCATGGGCTGATGGTGTTCCATGTTGATTTTGATGTGCGCTCATGGCAGATGAACAATCTTAATGCTGCCTCTGCACAGCGTCATCCACGCTTCACGATAGTGCCTGCGGATGCGCAGCTTGATAATGAAACGCAGAACAGTGACCCGTTCCCGACAGGGCTGAACAGCAGTCTGACGAGCACTTCTGACCCTCGTCTGAGCTTCTACACGAATTATAAGGTGAGCGGACAGGCTGGCATCAGACAGATTACACGCAATGGCGATAACACCATTTCCTTCAGCTTTACGCCGCTGAACGGCACGACTGGCATTGATGCCGCTCCTGCTGCAGATAAGGCGGCTGTGCGCAGCTACACGCTCTCGGGTATGGTGACAACGGCTGAGACGGTGCCGGGCGGTACGAAGCAGGTAGTGATTGTCAAGGATGGCAGTGGGAAGGTGAGGAAGGAGGTCAGGTAA
- a CDS encoding D-Ala-D-Ala carboxypeptidase family metallohydrolase: MTNETKSTDLDYEERLSPHFTVGEMLRSGVAVMLRIKNVPATEPEEGKPSRDEVMANLRALCTCVLEPLRRRVGRVIVSSGYRCEAVNRAVHGAVHSQHLRGEAADIHVTGLEMCRKYAAVLRRTDFDQMILEPQNSVLKRWIHISYRRDEKNRHQILGEV, encoded by the coding sequence ATGACGAACGAAACGAAATCTACAGACCTCGATTACGAAGAGCGACTCTCTCCTCACTTCACCGTGGGGGAGATGCTCCGCTCGGGAGTGGCGGTGATGCTGCGTATAAAGAATGTGCCGGCAACGGAGCCTGAGGAGGGCAAGCCGTCACGGGATGAAGTGATGGCGAACCTGAGGGCTCTCTGTACGTGCGTCCTTGAGCCGCTCAGGCGTCGGGTAGGGCGGGTGATTGTGTCCAGTGGCTACCGCTGTGAGGCGGTGAACAGGGCTGTTCATGGTGCCGTACATTCGCAACATCTGCGTGGTGAAGCTGCCGATATTCATGTCACAGGACTTGAAATGTGCCGTAAATATGCGGCTGTTCTCCGCCGTACCGACTTCGACCAGATGATTCTCGAACCGCAGAATTCCGTCCTAAAACGGTGGATTCACATCAGCTACAGACGTGATGAGAAGAACCGTCATCAGATTCTTGGCGAAGTTTAG
- a CDS encoding HU family DNA-binding protein, which produces MSIKYRMYQDNRKNSKRKGYWYARAVSPDVVGVKELSQRISERCTVTEPDILAVISALVFEMNQVLKGGNRVKLDGLGTFRVSIHSQGVEHAKDFNPQKDIYGAHVLFAPTVTVDATRRRIKNLISGLRIQEAVKYDAPKSAGKGKAGKDKGKTPEGGNSASGGPQAGDSTGSSETGTQPQG; this is translated from the coding sequence ATGTCAATCAAGTATCGTATGTATCAAGACAATCGTAAGAACAGCAAGCGCAAGGGTTACTGGTATGCCCGTGCCGTGTCGCCGGACGTAGTTGGCGTGAAGGAACTTTCCCAGCGCATCAGCGAGCGTTGTACCGTAACAGAGCCGGACATCCTGGCAGTGATCAGTGCGTTGGTGTTCGAGATGAACCAGGTGCTCAAGGGCGGCAACCGTGTGAAGCTCGACGGATTGGGAACATTCCGTGTGAGTATTCATTCCCAGGGTGTTGAGCATGCCAAGGACTTCAATCCGCAGAAGGACATCTACGGTGCTCACGTGCTTTTCGCACCTACCGTGACCGTCGATGCTACCCGTCGTCGCATCAAGAACCTCATCAGTGGTCTGCGCATTCAGGAGGCTGTCAAGTATGATGCTCCGAAGTCTGCCGGCAAGGGCAAGGCTGGTAAGGACAAGGGCAAGACTCCTGAGGGCGGCAATTCAGCTTCCGGTGGTCCGCAGGCAGGTGATTCAACCGGCTCCAGCGAGACGGGCACACAGCCACAGGGCTAA
- a CDS encoding smalltalk protein, whose product MNKPLWKNILNILVSVLTALATTLGVSSCMC is encoded by the coding sequence ATGAACAAACCACTCTGGAAGAATATTCTGAACATCCTTGTGTCTGTCCTCACAGCGTTAGCAACAACATTGGGTGTCAGCTCATGTATGTGTTAA
- the rbr gene encoding rubrerythrin, translating to MKKKFICTVCGYIHEGTEAPAECPVCHVKADKFKEFNPAALKGTKTEQNLKDAFAGESQAHTKYLYYASKAKKDGFEQIAGFFEETARNEKEHAKIWFKFLHEGDIPATTQNLADAADGENYEWTDMYEQMAKDAIEEGFPELAVKFRSVGKVEKHHEERYRKLLKNIEDSVVFSREGDCIWQCRNCGHIVIGKKAPAVCPVCNHPQSFFQVEESNY from the coding sequence ATGAAGAAGAAATTTATTTGCACCGTTTGTGGTTATATCCACGAGGGAACAGAGGCACCGGCAGAGTGCCCGGTATGCCACGTCAAGGCTGACAAGTTCAAGGAGTTCAATCCTGCAGCACTGAAAGGTACCAAGACCGAGCAGAACCTCAAGGACGCTTTCGCTGGCGAGAGCCAGGCTCACACGAAGTATCTTTACTATGCTTCAAAGGCTAAGAAGGATGGCTTTGAGCAGATTGCCGGTTTCTTCGAGGAGACAGCACGCAACGAGAAGGAGCATGCCAAGATCTGGTTCAAGTTCCTGCACGAGGGTGACATCCCTGCCACAACACAGAACCTCGCTGATGCAGCAGATGGCGAGAACTACGAGTGGACCGACATGTACGAGCAGATGGCCAAGGACGCTATCGAAGAGGGCTTCCCAGAGCTGGCTGTCAAATTCCGCAGTGTGGGCAAGGTTGAGAAGCACCACGAGGAGCGTTACCGCAAACTCCTGAAGAATATCGAGGACAGTGTGGTGTTCTCTCGTGAGGGAGACTGCATCTGGCAGTGCCGCAACTGTGGTCACATCGTTATCGGAAAGAAGGCTCCAGCTGTCTGCCCGGTATGCAACCACCCACAGAGCTTCTTCCAGGTAGAGGAGTCAAACTACTAA
- a CDS encoding SusC/RagA family TonB-linked outer membrane protein: MKIFKETKQKHLYFSAAFALSLALAPAGVYAGTNAKAAAVQAVQQNGNHKVTGRVVDSTGEPLIGATVLVEGTTNGTVTDIDGNFTINTTSNAKLVFSYIGYTAQTIPVGGKGTIDVTLKEETNTMKEVVVTAMGIQRKEESLTYATQRVKAEDLMKVQDPNVANSLEGKVSGLTITPSAGGAGGSTKIVLRGAKSILGSSSPLIVVDGVPMTNDARGKRDMAGEGFTYAGMSEGSDPLSLINPDDIESINVLKGANAAALYGSVAANGVVMITTKRGREGKLDVNVTSNITFDTPLLTPKIQNTYGATLNGNTALADGWGPKIGSLTDSQLTMRSPLNSTNFAAGAMHDIHLRNYAQDDVKDFFRTGVTTNNSLSLSGGTEKMTTYFSMANSHSTGLLRNNNYNRNTFSLRQNYRFFNRLKVDLSLNYAQTITRNRPGGGTIGNPLYHLYLTPRSVDMAYYRNNYMVNGGQWMSNPQEYYELAGGSYNLTSGTTALSGPRQNWAFMNSANNNPYWLTSMNSSKQKEDRIWGTISGNVDIYDGLTFQARVNYDYTRYKSTSKRYATTFLPASMDDYGHLWDSDSRKTEIYIDYLLNYNKKLGDYDLSASAGWVGHTIKGEHKGTDVVATYYDRKFQKLPTRVNYFDTSAGGMGATTSSKSSNWDRAWLATAQLGWKETVYLDASYRRDWYRPFRYFKLSGISNTDNYGYFGVGANAIVSKLVKMPDALNYLKYRASYSEVGNSIPNFAYDAVTENLQTGAIIGSNYSQFTDPRPEKTRSFETGIESLWFNNRLSFDFTYYNAVMSNLYMTVPAGNGLTKNLNSAKVRNQGIEMTVGYDFKPVSWLRWRTSYNLSYNDNKILKTAYDEQGKERLIEQRVGGVHVKYLEGGSIGDMYVPDFERDANGHIKLNSLGQPQFDKSGKLKYIGNMNAKWQMGWSNTFTWKDLSLSFLINGRIGGKVISLTEQKLDYYGFSQRTADARLEAERNGIIAKDYGNVPGMVLNDGSGRIVPVEAYYQAVGSADSPADYIYNATNFRMRELSLGYTFRNLFGMNRNLSLSFIARNLFFFYKDAPTDPDVSLSTTNGLGAFELFNTPSTRSYGFSVKMNF, encoded by the coding sequence ATGAAAATCTTTAAGGAAACGAAGCAGAAGCATCTGTATTTCTCAGCTGCTTTTGCCCTTTCATTGGCATTGGCACCAGCAGGTGTCTACGCAGGTACAAACGCCAAGGCTGCTGCGGTGCAGGCCGTACAGCAGAATGGCAATCACAAAGTGACCGGTCGTGTCGTTGACTCTACCGGCGAACCGCTCATTGGTGCTACCGTCTTGGTTGAGGGTACTACCAACGGTACAGTGACCGATATTGACGGTAACTTCACCATCAATACCACGTCGAACGCGAAGCTCGTCTTCTCGTACATCGGTTATACCGCACAGACCATCCCTGTCGGTGGCAAGGGTACGATTGATGTTACGCTGAAGGAAGAGACCAACACCATGAAGGAGGTCGTGGTGACCGCCATGGGTATCCAGCGCAAGGAGGAGTCACTGACATACGCCACCCAGCGTGTGAAGGCTGAGGACCTCATGAAGGTGCAGGACCCTAACGTTGCCAACTCTCTCGAGGGTAAGGTGTCAGGTCTTACCATTACCCCGAGTGCCGGTGGTGCCGGTGGTTCTACGAAGATCGTTCTCCGTGGTGCCAAGTCAATCCTTGGTAGCAGTTCACCGCTGATCGTTGTTGACGGTGTCCCGATGACCAATGATGCACGTGGCAAGCGTGACATGGCTGGTGAGGGCTTCACCTATGCCGGAATGTCTGAGGGTTCTGACCCATTGTCATTGATCAACCCTGACGATATCGAGTCAATCAACGTCCTCAAGGGTGCCAACGCTGCAGCCCTCTACGGTTCTGTTGCTGCCAATGGTGTCGTGATGATTACAACCAAGCGTGGCCGTGAGGGCAAGCTGGATGTCAATGTGACATCCAACATCACTTTCGATACTCCGCTGCTTACTCCGAAGATTCAGAACACATACGGTGCAACCCTTAACGGCAACACTGCGCTGGCAGACGGATGGGGTCCGAAGATCGGTTCGTTGACTGACAGCCAGCTGACGATGCGCTCACCGCTGAACTCAACAAACTTTGCAGCAGGTGCCATGCACGACATCCATCTCCGCAACTATGCACAGGATGATGTCAAGGACTTCTTCCGCACAGGTGTGACAACCAACAACTCTTTGTCACTCTCAGGTGGTACGGAGAAGATGACAACCTACTTCTCCATGGCAAACAGCCACTCTACGGGTCTGTTGCGCAACAACAACTATAACCGTAACACCTTCAGCTTACGCCAGAACTATCGTTTCTTCAATCGTCTGAAGGTTGACCTGTCATTGAACTACGCACAGACAATTACCCGCAACCGTCCGGGTGGTGGTACTATCGGCAACCCGCTTTACCATCTCTATCTTACACCACGCAGCGTTGATATGGCTTACTACCGTAACAACTACATGGTCAATGGCGGTCAGTGGATGAGTAACCCACAGGAGTACTACGAGTTGGCAGGTGGCAGCTATAACCTGACTTCTGGAACTACAGCACTTTCAGGTCCACGTCAGAACTGGGCGTTCATGAACTCTGCGAACAACAACCCATACTGGCTTACCAGTATGAACAGCAGCAAGCAGAAGGAAGACCGCATCTGGGGTACGATCAGCGGTAATGTTGACATCTATGACGGTCTGACTTTCCAGGCACGTGTAAACTATGACTACACCCGCTACAAGTCAACCAGCAAGCGTTATGCTACAACCTTCCTCCCTGCGTCTATGGATGACTACGGTCATTTATGGGATTCAGACTCAAGGAAGACAGAGATTTATATTGACTACTTGCTCAACTATAACAAAAAGCTCGGCGATTACGACTTGTCAGCTTCTGCTGGTTGGGTAGGTCACACCATCAAGGGTGAGCACAAGGGAACAGATGTTGTTGCTACCTATTATGACCGTAAGTTCCAGAAACTGCCAACACGCGTAAACTACTTCGATACAAGTGCCGGTGGTATGGGTGCTACAACGAGCAGCAAGTCTTCTAACTGGGACCGTGCATGGCTTGCAACAGCACAGCTGGGCTGGAAGGAGACCGTTTACCTCGATGCTTCTTATCGTCGTGACTGGTACCGTCCGTTCCGTTACTTCAAGCTGAGCGGTATTTCCAATACTGACAACTACGGCTACTTCGGCGTTGGTGCCAATGCCATTGTGAGCAAGCTCGTCAAGATGCCGGATGCACTCAACTATCTGAAGTACCGTGCTTCTTACTCTGAGGTGGGTAACTCTATTCCTAACTTTGCTTATGACGCTGTAACTGAGAACCTCCAGACGGGTGCTATCATTGGTAGCAACTATTCCCAGTTTACTGACCCACGTCCTGAGAAGACCCGCTCATTCGAGACCGGTATCGAGTCTCTCTGGTTCAATAACCGTCTGAGCTTCGACTTCACCTATTATAATGCGGTGATGAGCAACCTCTATATGACTGTACCTGCAGGTAATGGTCTGACAAAGAACCTGAACTCAGCCAAGGTACGCAACCAGGGTATTGAGATGACCGTCGGCTACGACTTCAAGCCAGTAAGCTGGCTCCGTTGGCGCACATCTTACAACCTGTCTTACAACGACAACAAGATTCTCAAGACTGCTTACGACGAGCAGGGCAAGGAGCGTCTGATTGAGCAGCGTGTAGGTGGTGTTCACGTGAAGTATCTGGAAGGTGGTTCTATCGGTGATATGTACGTTCCTGACTTCGAGCGTGACGCTAACGGACACATCAAGCTGAACTCTCTCGGTCAGCCACAGTTCGATAAGAGCGGCAAGCTGAAGTATATCGGTAACATGAATGCCAAGTGGCAGATGGGTTGGAGCAACACCTTCACATGGAAGGACCTCAGCCTGTCATTCCTCATCAACGGTCGTATCGGTGGTAAGGTAATCAGCCTTACCGAGCAGAAGCTCGACTACTACGGTTTCTCACAGCGTACTGCTGATGCACGTCTGGAAGCAGAGAGAAATGGCATCATTGCCAAGGACTACGGCAATGTTCCGGGTATGGTGCTTAATGACGGCAGCGGTCGCATTGTTCCTGTTGAGGCTTACTATCAGGCAGTTGGTTCTGCTGACAGTCCAGCTGACTATATCTACAATGCAACAAACTTCCGTATGCGTGAGCTTTCACTGGGCTACACATTCCGCAATCTCTTCGGTATGAACCGCAATCTTTCATTGTCGTTCATTGCCCGCAACCTGTTCTTCTTCTACAAGGATGCGCCGACTGATCCGGATGTGTCTCTCTCAACTACTAACGGTCTGGGTGCTTTCGAGCTGTTCAACACTCCTTCAACACGCTCTTACGGTTTCTCAGTGAAAATGAATTTCTAA
- a CDS encoding SusD/RagB family nutrient-binding outer membrane lipoprotein, whose amino-acid sequence MNLKNIGKIFALSVAGFMLHSCLDFDVTGAEFNSTTKNEKKVVRQGKVDSINYKVNITEDQYNKLYAKVETNLKTALGGVYAIRGGKNGAPPVSHAYQYLSTFYQDAFAQYGVIPHVNYPYSGINIVSSTAIDQKAYGGAYGQLQMATKAMVPLLNMEEVDSLPEVKATYLLFFDYACLESVDNYGPMPYQDIKTNKQEHPFTYDDVETIYNSIEANIDTIVKCYEYYEANRPAWYKTLMQQQLAANTKCNTYAQGSYPDLGVLKRFANSLKLRMAMHIVKVNPDKAKKWAEEAVASGVIEQEDQEIGFITAVTGNGNPMIELWNSWSDMRLGAGYEQVLRAFNHPFLEMLFEKNSRIANVKDDSKSLEAGTKVCGILAGAHVGQEQGSSSNPYNGFSQLNQKAMGNAPLYLMKLSEVCFLRAEGAVRGWNMGGSAQQFYEQGIREANVLDRTQQHRKLRKMYENAVDDYLKIESATPFTYVDPTGNDADRVSEITVGVKWNESDDREVKLEKIITQKYIAGFPNSLEAWTDLRRTGYPRLFNILNMADGDGSLVQGGMVHRLPFPGSSDAATLKEINETGLKALGGADKQATRLWWDVNKPNF is encoded by the coding sequence ATGAATTTAAAGAATATAGGAAAAATCTTCGCACTTTCAGTCGCAGGATTCATGTTGCACTCTTGTCTGGATTTCGACGTTACTGGTGCCGAGTTCAATTCGACAACGAAGAACGAGAAGAAAGTCGTTCGCCAGGGAAAGGTTGACTCCATCAACTATAAGGTCAACATTACAGAGGACCAGTATAACAAGCTGTATGCAAAGGTTGAAACCAACCTGAAGACAGCCTTGGGTGGTGTGTATGCCATCCGTGGCGGTAAGAACGGTGCACCTCCTGTTTCACATGCCTACCAGTATCTGTCTACATTCTATCAGGATGCGTTCGCACAGTATGGTGTCATTCCTCATGTGAACTATCCTTATTCAGGCATTAATATCGTATCTTCAACAGCTATTGACCAGAAGGCTTACGGCGGTGCTTATGGACAGCTGCAGATGGCAACAAAGGCAATGGTGCCATTGTTGAACATGGAGGAGGTTGACTCTCTGCCAGAGGTAAAGGCAACCTACCTGCTCTTCTTCGACTATGCCTGCCTTGAAAGCGTTGACAACTATGGTCCGATGCCATATCAGGACATCAAGACCAACAAGCAGGAACATCCTTTCACTTACGACGATGTAGAGACTATCTACAACAGTATCGAGGCTAACATTGATACCATCGTGAAGTGCTATGAGTACTACGAGGCTAACCGTCCGGCGTGGTACAAGACGCTGATGCAGCAGCAGCTGGCAGCCAACACAAAGTGTAATACCTACGCACAGGGCAGTTATCCTGACCTTGGTGTCCTCAAGCGTTTTGCCAACTCTCTGAAGCTGCGCATGGCTATGCACATTGTAAAGGTTAACCCAGACAAGGCAAAGAAGTGGGCTGAGGAAGCTGTGGCAAGCGGTGTCATCGAGCAGGAGGACCAGGAAATCGGATTCATCACAGCTGTTACAGGTAATGGTAATCCGATGATTGAACTTTGGAACTCTTGGAGTGATATGCGTCTCGGTGCAGGTTACGAGCAGGTTCTGCGTGCTTTCAATCACCCGTTCCTTGAGATGCTGTTTGAAAAGAACAGCCGTATTGCCAACGTCAAGGATGACAGCAAGAGCCTTGAGGCTGGTACAAAAGTGTGCGGTATTCTTGCCGGTGCCCACGTTGGTCAGGAACAGGGCTCTTCTTCTAACCCTTATAACGGCTTCTCCCAGCTGAACCAGAAGGCTATGGGTAATGCACCGCTCTATTTGATGAAGCTCTCTGAGGTTTGCTTCCTCCGTGCCGAGGGTGCTGTACGTGGCTGGAATATGGGCGGTTCTGCACAGCAGTTCTATGAGCAGGGTATCCGTGAAGCAAACGTTCTGGACCGTACCCAGCAGCACAGAAAGCTCCGCAAGATGTATGAGAATGCAGTTGATGATTACTTGAAGATTGAAAGTGCTACTCCTTTCACCTACGTTGACCCGACAGGCAACGATGCTGACCGCGTAAGTGAGATTACCGTTGGTGTGAAGTGGAATGAGAGTGACGACCGTGAGGTGAAACTTGAGAAGATCATCACACAGAAGTATATCGCAGGCTTCCCTAACAGTCTTGAGGCTTGGACCGACCTGCGCCGCACAGGCTATCCACGCCTGTTCAATATTTTGAACATGGCTGACGGTGACGGCTCTCTGGTACAGGGCGGCATGGTTCATCGCCTGCCATTCCCGGGAAGTTCTGATGCGGCTACGCTCAAGGAAATCAATGAGACTGGTCTGAAGGCTCTTGGTGGTGCTGACAAGCAGGCAACTCGCCTCTGGTGGGATGTGAACAAACCAAACTTCTAA